One window of Lagenorhynchus albirostris chromosome 16, mLagAlb1.1, whole genome shotgun sequence genomic DNA carries:
- the ZNF518A gene encoding zinc finger protein 518A isoform X1, whose protein sequence is MGINVATNYLNLKFSGKEKQMLSMSQDVRDSEKTPRISGFGTLLKTQSDAIITQQLVKDKLRATTQNVGSLYVQSPLVNSEPKKAIFVQTPKGFFVPLHVANKPTLHVSGRPLPLVNTQGVPASLLLNKKPGMILTFNNGKLEGVSAVKTENAQACGTTSKEPCRTPFLKVEPNSNCLTPALCSSIGSCLSMKSSSENTLSLKGPYIIKTPASSSVKGVPAPNTVSEHQGTKLNISDSVKQQNKIFPKPPLYTLLPDGKQAVFLKCVMPNKTELLKSKLVQNSTYYKNIQPKKPEGTPQKILLKIFNPVLNVTAANNLSVSNSASSLQKDNVPSNQTIGGEQKEPESSRDALPLLLDDMMPANEIVITSTATCPESSEEPIGITDHSEARVLRCKTNCRIERNFSKKKTSKKKCSRIKTHERSKDSETSFVSRNRNCKRKCRDSYQEPPRKKALHRKCKEKAKPEDVHESFGFSRPRLSKDSVRTLRLFPFSSKQLVKCPRRNQPVVVLNHPDADAPEVANVMKTIAKFNGRVLKVSLSKRTISALLKPVCYNPSKTTYDDFPKRHKTFKPVSSVKERFVLKLTLKKTSKNNYQIVKTTSENVLKAKFNCWFCGRVFDNQDAWAGHGQRHLMEATRDWNMLE, encoded by the coding sequence ATGGGGATTAATGTGGCTACAAAttatctgaatttaaaatttagtggaaaagaaaaacaaatgttgtcAATGTCACAAGATGTGAGAGATTCAGAGAAGACTCCTAGAATTTCTGGTTTTGGCACATTACTTAAGACTCAGTCAGATGCAATAATTACACAGCAGCTTGTAAAAGACAAACTACGAGCCACTACGCAAAATGTAGGTTCTTTGTATGTGCAGAGTCCACTTGTAAATTCAGAACCAAAAAAGGCTATCTTTGTTCAGACTCCAAAAGGCTTTTTTGTACCATTGCACGTTGCTAACAAGCCTACATTACATGTTTCAGGAAGACCACTTCCATTGGTTAATACACAAGgtgtccctgcctctctccttttaAACAAGAAACCTGGGatgattttaacatttaataatGGGAAACTTGAAGGTGTTTCTGCTGTCAAAACTGAGAATGCTCAAGCTTGTGGAACTACAAGTAAGGAGCCTTGCAGAACaccttttttaaaagtagaaccAAACAGTAATTGTCTAACCCCTGCACTTTGTTCCAGCATTGGCAGCTGTTTGAGCATGAAAAGTAGCTCAGAAAATACTTTGTCATTAAAAGGCCCTTACATTATTAAAACGCCAGCAAGTTCTTCAGTGAAAGGTGTTCCTGCTCCTAATACAGTATCTGAGCATCAGGGCACTAAGTTGAATATCTCAGATTCAGTAAAACAGCAGAACAAGATTTTTCCAAAACCACCTCTTTACACTCTTTTGCCTGATGGCAAacaagctgtttttttaaagtgtgtgatGCCAAATAAGACTGAGCTGCTTAAGTCTAAATTAGTCCAGAATAGTACTTATTATAAAAACATACAGCCAAAGAAACCTGAAGGAACACCacaaaaaatattgctgaaaatTTTTAACCCTGTTTTAAATGTGACTGCTGCTAATAATCTGTCAGTAAGCAACTCTGCGTCCTCATTGCAGAAAGACAATGTACCATCTAATCAGACTATAGGAGGAGAGCAGAAAGAGCCAGAATCTTCTAGAGATGCCTTACCCTTATTACTAGATGATATGATGCCAGCAAATGAAATTGTGATAACTTCTACTGCAACATGCCCAGAATCTTCTGAGGAACCAATAGGTATCACTGACCATTCAGAGGCCAGGGTATTACGGTGTAAAACAAATTGTAGAATTGAGAGAAacttcagtaagaaaaagacttCGAAAAAGAAATGTTCAAGAATAAAAACTCATGAAAGAAGTAAAGATTCTGAAACTTCCTTTGTATCTAGAAACAGAAACTGTAAACGCAAGTGTAGGGATAGTTACCAAGAACCTCCAAGAAAAAAAGCATTACACAGAAAgtgtaaagaaaaagcaaagcctGAAGATGTCCATGAATCATTCGGATTCAGCAGACCTAGGCTTTCAAAAGATTCAGTCAGAACTTTGCGGCTTTTCCCCTTCAGTTCCAAACAGCTTGTGAAATGTCCTAGGAGAAACCAACCAGTTGTAGTTTTGAATCATCCTGATGCAGATGCCCCAGAAGTAGCAAATGTAATGAAAACTATTGCTAAATTTAATGGACGTGTACTTAAGGTTTCATTGTCAAAAAGAACTATCAGTGCGTTACTGAAACCAGTTTGTTATAACCCTTCTAAAACAACTTACGATGATTTTCCCAAGAGGCACAAAACATTTAAACCTGTTAGTTCTGTGAAAGAAAGATTTGTGCTAAAATTAACTCtcaaaaagacaagcaaaaaCAATTACCAGATTGTGAAAACTACCTCTGAAAATGTTCTGAAGGCTAAATTTAACTGTTGGTTTTGTGGTAGAGTATTTGACAATCAGGATGCTTGGGCTGGTCATGGTCAGAGACATTTAATGGAAGCTACTCGTGATTGGAACATGTTAGAATAA